The following proteins come from a genomic window of Anopheles ziemanni chromosome 3, idAnoZiCoDA_A2_x.2, whole genome shotgun sequence:
- the LOC131288505 gene encoding odorant receptor 30a-like has translation MVLPELQDPFAVMPLLLKLQRFVGLWGERQYRYKFRLAFASFCILVVIPKLAYGYPDLETTVRGTAELIFEWNVLFGMLLFSLKLDDYDQLVYRYMGIAKTVFRKTLPPELGDYLIGINQRIDKFSKIYCCSHLCLAIFYWVAPSTSTYMAYLTVHNKSAPVEHVLHLEEELYWLKIRVSLVDYSIFTVIMLPTIFMLAYFGGLKLLTIFSNVRYCSAMLRLVAMRVQLIDRLDEEHAEKELIDIIVMHQKALKCVELLEIIFRWVLLGQLVQCVMIWCSLVLYVAVTGISTKAANVGVLFILLTVETFGLCFFGTELTTESFSVARAVYDCYWYQRSVSIQKKLRMILQRAQKPVTISAGKFCAVDVERFGNMAKTSYSIYIVLKDQF, from the exons ATGGTTCTACCGGAGCTGCAGGATCCCTTCGCTGTGATGCCTTTACTTTTGAAACTTCAGCGATTCGTTGGACTCTGGGGCGAACGGCAGTATCGGTACAAGTTTCGCTTGGCCTTCGCTAGCTTCTGTATCCTCGTCGTCATACCCAAGCTTGCCTACGGATATCCCGATCTAGAGACAACCGTCCGCGGAACGGCAGAGCTGATTTTTGAGTGGAATGTCCTGTTTGGTATGCTACTGTTCTCGCTAAAGCTGGACGATTATGATCAACTGGTGTACCGATACATGGGTATTGCCAAAACTG TATTTCGTAAAACTCTTCCACCGGAGTTAGGTGACTATCTCATTGGTATAAATCAGCGcatcgataaattttccaaGATTTACTGCTGCAGTCACCTGTGTTTAGCCATCTTCTACTGGGTAGCTCCATCGACGAGCACCTACATGGCGTATTTGACCGTACACAATAAGTCCGCCCCCGTGGAGCACGTGTTGCATCTTGAGGAGGAACTTTACTGGTTGAAAATTCGAGTCTCACTAGTGGATTACTCTATCTTTACGGTAATTATGCTTCCCACCATTTTTATGCTCGCCTATTTCGGAGGCTTGAAGTTGCTGACCATCTTCAGCAATGTGCGGTACTGTTCGGCCATGCTGCGACTGGTCGCGATGCGGGTTCAGCTCATCGATCGCCTAGACGAGGAACACGCGGAAAAGGAACTGATCGACATCATCGTAATGCACCAGAAAGCTTTAAA GTGTGTCGAGCTGTTGGAAATCATCTTCAGATGGGTTTTGCTCGGACAGTTGGTACAGTGCGTTATGATCTGGTGCAGCCTCGTGTTGTACGTTGCAGTAACG gGCATCAGCACCAAAGCTGCCAACGTTGGAGTACTCTTTATCCTATTGACTGTCGAAACCTTTGGGTTATGTTTCTTTGGCACGGAGCTCACGACAGAG AGCTTTAGCGTGGCACGCGCCGTGTACGACTGCTACTGGTACCAGCGATCGGTATCGATTCAGAAGAAACTACGCATGATACTACAGCGTGCACAGAAACCTGTGACCATTTCGGCTGGCAAGTTTTGTGCCGTCGATGTGGAGCGATTTGGAAAC ATGGCAAAAACGTCCTACTCTATCTACATTGTACTTAAGGACCAGTTTTAA
- the LOC131285344 gene encoding uncharacterized protein LOC131285344: MSDLTLIRAIVPATSNTGRFLSTVPRRIGENSGQLNVIPNYKEDRTITGYKGTRNFSKMLPSNEKQMEVKKPLYGIAPVSFTKNMTFYSNHRKDFGRDSESLRLHSPIDRPLVFIFAWLQASEKHLNKYAEFYHEQGYEVLSVQISPWQLAWPVYGSQKVASDIVKFLANNEFPGGIVLHGFSVGGYLWGECLVKLNAHPEGKQILAKVDGQIWDSLADITEIPVGVPHAVLPHHPTLQGFLRNYMTYHLKLFHEEATQYYVKCTHLFHHEPARCPALLLVSKTDPVGTEKANLRLRGIWDSLGMKTSMKCWDKSPHVGHFHKHRDEYIELLLTHLRSLDLPNRKAKL, translated from the exons ATGTCGGAT CTAACGTTAATCCGTGCGATTGTGCCAGCAACATCGAATACAGGACGATTTCTAAGTACGGTTCCTCGTCGTATAGGCGAAAATAGTGGCCAGTTGAATGTGATTCCGAACTACAAGGAAGATCGAACCATTACGGGTTACAAAGGAACAAGG AATTTCAGCAAAATGTTACCatcaaatgaaaagcaaatggAAGTAAAAAAACCTCTTTATGGTATCGCACCAGTTAGTTTTACCAAAAACATGACATTTTACAGTAACCATAGAAAGGACTTTGGGCGAGACAGTGAATCTTTAag gctTCATTCGCCAATCGATAGACCTTTGGTTTTCATATTTGCATGGCTTCAAGCATCCGAGAAGCACTTGAATAAATATGCCGAATTTTACCACGAGCAAGGGTACGAGGTGCTTAGTGTCCAGATATCTCCTTGGCAGCTAGCGTGGCCAGTGTACGGATCGCAAAAGGTTGCCAGCGATATAGTAAAGTTCCTGGCGAACAACGAATTCCCCGGGGGTATTGTATTGCACGGATTTTCCGTCGGTGGCTACCTGTGGGGCGAGTGTTTGGTGAAACTAAATGCCCACCCCGAAGGCAAGCAGATACTTGCAAAAGTCGATGGTCAAATATGGGACAGCCTGGCAGATATTACGGAAATTCCAGTCGGTGTCCCACATGCAGTGCTTCCCCACCATCCAACCCTACAGGGATTCCTTCGCAACTACATGAC GTATCATCTTAAGCTGTTCCATGAAGAAGCTACACAGTACTATGTCAAATGTACCCATCTCTTCCACCACGAACCGGCACGTTGCCCAGCGTTACTCCTGGTATCCAAGACAGACCCAGTGGGCACGGAAAAGGCCAACTTGCGCCTTCGTGGGATCTGGGATTCGCTCGGCATGAAG ACATCGATGAAGTGTTGGGATAAATCGCCACACGTAGGACATTTCCACAAACATCGTGACGAGTACATCGAATTACTGCTTACCCACCTCAGGTCGCTCGATTTGCCGAATCGTAAAGCTAAGCTGTAA
- the LOC131286122 gene encoding uncharacterized protein LOC131286122, with translation MAIRSLRYVASVSASFPKPVTSVGQHLQQLQSPLNNNIGRCLSAQLSVGSSWPQPPVRQFSAFQGSYGQNHIGPNGPERNICASKAPSMVNVRSLSMQEVSRSIQMITDKPRNVVKDQQTLQLKQQCEKPVVLIISWLNARQKHLAKYAELYIDQGFDVFVAQITPWQLLWPVKGTQLVAAEIVKFLKNNEFKNGLVLHGFSVAGYLWGECLVHIARDLANYQVVLDRVTGQVWDSAADITEISVGVPTALFPKNPTLQNALRKYMLYHMKAFHEPATSHYIRSSQMFHTNLLRCPALFLVSKTDPVGTVEANTRVKDSWEQSGVKTTFHCWDRSPHVGHFMKHREEYIDVLFHHLRQLNLPTIKQDALLRAKL, from the exons ATGGCAATCCGATCGCTGCGTTATGTTGCTAGTGTCAGTGCCAGCTTCCCGAAACCCGTGACGAGTGTGGGCCAACATCTGCAACAGCTGCAATCGCCCCTCAATAACAACATTGGAAGATGTCTCTCGGCGCAGTTGTCGGTTGGCAGTAGCTGGCCACAACCGCCCGTTCGTCAGTTTAGTGCATTTCAGGGCAGCTACGGGCAGAACCATATCGGACCGAACGGGCCTGAACGTAAT ATCTGTGCTTCAAAAGCGCCCAGCATGGTCAACGTGCGCTCACTGTCGATGCAGGAAGTGAGCCGGAGCATTCAGATGATCACCGATAAACCCCGCAACGTAGTGAAAGACCAGCAAACTCTACA ATTGAAGCAACAATGCGAGAAGCCGGTGGTGCTGATCATATCGTGGCTCAATGCACGCCAGAAACATTTGGCCAAGTACGCGGAGCTTTACATTGACCAAGGTTTCGATGTGTTCGTCGCCCAAATCACCCCCTGGCAGCTGCTGTGGCCGGTCAAGGGAACGCAG CTGGTTGCGGCCGAAATTGTAAAGTTTCtgaaaaacaacgaatttaaAAACGGACTCGTTCTGCACGGTTTCTCCGTCGCCGGGTACCTTTGGGGTGAGTGTCTGGTGCACATCGCCCGCGATCTGGCCAACTATCAGGTAGTGCTCGATCGCGTCACCGGGCAGGTCTGGGACAGTGCCGCCGACATCACGGAAATATCGGTCGGTGTTCCGACGGCGTTGTTTCCGAAAAATCCCACCCTTCAGAACGCCCTGCGGAAGTACATGCT GTATCACATGAAGGCTTTCCATGAGCCGGCCACGTCACACTACATCAGATCGAGTCAAATGTTCCACACCAATCTGCTGCGCTGTCCGGCTCTGTTTTTGGTGTCGAAAACTGACCCCGTCGGTACGGTCGAGGCGAACACGCGTGTCAAGGACAGCTGGGAGCAAAGCGGTGTTAAG ACCACGTTCCACTGCTGGGACCGTTCGCCGCACGTCGGACACTTCATGAAACATCGCGAGGAGTACATTGACGTACTTTTCCACCATCTGAGACAGCTGAACCTACCGACCATTAAGCAGGATGCGCTGTTGCGGGCTAAACTGTAG
- the LOC131286138 gene encoding SHC-transforming protein 1 gives MPRNGEASSGLDKGVSSSKSAPEWLHPDHVIMNEGVTFDVRYIGCLEIKASMKMLDFPTRSQVAKECINRVCEAASLKSSKKRRVDKRVLQCISDTPDMEHAGTNVTLTVSSKYLSLVNVDTGEIIAKHDMPRISFASGGDTDTLDFVAYVAKDLNEWRACYVLECGGSLTQDLIATVGQAFELRYKEFFKQPETQNKFRELTRSDKEYYNDLPDKMPPDLLTENDHHSSSQSHSSSSAKTRERIPSNLIDLNTPLPSHDYVNDKHSNTANSHSNKSLSSSSVTKDVFDMQPFTMTPEQQKSQLLTESWYHGSISRAQSEHLLKNDGDFLVRESAGTHGQYVLTGMQNNSPKHLLLIDPEGIVRTKDRVFESISHLINFHWTNSLPIISAESALLLRHPILRTTDLLSKAKQGHLNLQ, from the exons ATGCCGCGAAACGGTGAAGCATCCTCCGGGCTGGATAAAGGGGTCAGCAGTTCGAAATCCGCCCCGGAATGGCTGCATCCGGATCATGTCATCATGAACGAGGGCGTCACGTTCGACGTGCGG TACATAGGATGTTTGGAAATTAAAGCTTCGATGAAAATGCTCGATTTTCCTACGCGATCACAGGTGGCAAA GGAATGCATCAACCGAGTATGTGAGGCGGCAAGCTTGAAGAGCTCCAAAAAGCGGCGAGTAGACAAACGCGTCCTGCAGTGCATATCCGATACGCCCGACATGGAACACGCCGGCACAAACGTGACGCTCACCGTTTCCAGCAAGTACCTGTCGTTGGTGAACGTGGACACGGGCGAGATCATCGCGAAGCACGACATGCCCAGAATATCGTTCGCTTCCGGCGGTGACACG gaTACACTCGATTTTGTAGCATACGTCGCCAAGGACCTGAATGAATGGAGGGCGTGCTACGTGCTGGAATGTGGTGGCAGTCTCACGCAGGACCTGATAGCGACCGTGGGGCAAGCGTTCGAGCTGCGGTATAAGGAGTTCTTCAAGCAGCCGGAGACGCAAAACAAGTTCCGCGAGCTGACCCGCTCGGACAAGGAATACTACAACGATCTGCCGGATAAGATGCCACCGGATCTGCTGACGGAAAACGATCACCATTCGTCTTCACAGTCGCACAGTTCTTCCAGCGCAAAG ACGCGGGAAAGGATACCGAGCAATTTGATCGATCTGAACACTCCCCTTCCCAGCCATGACTATGTTAATGATAAGCATTCGAACACTGCAAACTCGCACAGCAATAAGTCACTATCTTCCAGTTCCGTCACGAAGGACGTGTTCGATATGC AACCGTTCACAATGACGCCCGAGCAGCAAAAGTCTCAGCTGCTTACCGAGTCCTGGTACCACGGCAGCATCAGCCGGGCACAGTCCGAGCATCTGCTGAAAAACGACGGTGATTTCCTGGTGCGAGAATCGGCCGGTACGCACGGTCAGTACGTGCTGACCGGCATGCAGAACAACTCGCCCAAACACCTGCTGCTAATCGATCCGGAAGGAATC GTACGAACCAAAGATCGCGTTTTCGAAAGTATTAGCCATCTGATAAACTTTCACTGGACGAACTCGCTGCCGATCATCTCCGCGGAGAGCGCGCTGCTCCTCCGACACCCGATACTGCGGACGACCGACCTCCTGTCGAAGGCCAAGCAGGGCCATCTGAACCTGCAGTGA
- the LOC131287697 gene encoding outer dynein arm-docking complex subunit 4, whose protein sequence is MSNAKTALGILGGEDELLQSFVRVGLKTDGEDDQQQSNVTFSGTGGTGSGGGGGGGGGGSGSGSGGGSGNAGGSGSQTATIQHQPSQGKLDTHLIRQFSDHCSDMSDKNAPRKYRDLFNEPVDVKKRRYFDEVYTDKDRAAAVSIGNFDIKQNLINKRRQERNEALQLPEEADPGAILALGMREIKNGNLDNAVLFISKALEMNNNDQNALVARSRCFLQLGEPGKALQDAETALVLDKNNIRAIYQKAEALYYLGQFEHSLMFFHRGLRLRPELASFRLGVQKTQEAIENTIGNNTKNQPQKKPVKTEKPKTAKRGQLSREELEKRASRRLLGDLFIDKEYLENLLKHPDLRKADTNTEGVSEYAKDAINFLNNRQEFWRQQKPCTSLNAKKISGGNGMLPRWL, encoded by the exons ATGAGCAATGCCAAAACGGCCCTAGGCATACTAGGTGGGGAGGATGAGCTGCTCCAAAGCTTTGTCCGTGTCGGTCTCAAGACGGACGGCGAAGACGATCAGCAGCAATCGAATGTTACGTTTAGTGGAACTGGAGGGACCGGaagtggaggtggtggtggtggtggcggtggtggtagtggaagcggtagtggtggtggtagtggcaATGCGGGGGGTAGCGGCTCCCAGACAGCTACCATCCAGCATCAGCCCAGCCAGGGCAAGCTGGATACGCATCTGATCCGGCAGTTTTCGGACCATTGCTCGGATATGAGCGATAAAAATGCTCCCAGAAAGTATCG CGATTTGTTCAACGAACCAGTTGATGTTAAAAAGCGCCGATATTTTGATGAAGTCTATACCGATAAGGACCGAGCGGCTGCAGTTAGCATAG GAAATTTCGATATCAAGCAAAATCTCATCAACAAACGACGCCAGGAGCGAAACGAAGCCCTGCAGCTGCCGGAGGAAGCGGATCCGGGAGCCATTCTCGCTTTGGGCATGAGAGAAATTAAAAACGGCAACCTGGACAACGCCGTTTTATTTATATCTAAG GCTTTAGAAATGAACAACAATGACCAGAACGCGTTGGTTGCTCGAAGCCGATGTTTCCTGCAACTCGGCGAACCGGGCAAGGCGTTGCAGGACGCTGAGACGGCCCTTGTGCTGGATAAGAACAACATCCGGGCCATCTATCAGAAGGCGGAAGCTCTGTACTACCTGGGCCAGTTTGAGCatagtttgatgttttttcacCGTGGTTTACGCTTGCGTCCGGAGTTGGCTAGCTTTCGATTGG GCGTCCAGAAAACTCAAGAAGCAATCGAAAACACCATCGGGAACAACACTAAGAACCAGCCGCAAAAGAAACCGGTAAAGACCGAAAAGCCCAAGACCGCCAAACGGGGCCAGCTGTCGCGGGAGGAACTGGAAAAACGTGCCTCGCGCCGCTTGCTGGGCGATTTGTTCATCGACAAGGAGTACCTGGAGAATCTGCTCAAACATCCCGATTTGCGCAAGGCGGACACGAACACGGAGGGCGTTTCGGAGTACGCAAAGGACGCGATCAACTTCCTCAACAACCGGCAGGAGTTTTGGCGCCAGCAAAAGCCTTGCACCAGCTTAAACGCGAAGAAAATAAGTGGTGGAAATGGCATGCTTCCGCGTTGGTTGTAA
- the LOC131285345 gene encoding uncharacterized protein LOC131285345: MVTSKVRAIALLVLVLATVASGAPQKKAPFGKARGGAESEAQKPASPSEDEPKGSTSGESEESLEKTQAKAAKYSYDTSVNDTINDHAIMRQEERDGLSLKGMYSYSDGFFRRTVHYEADDKGYRVVKEINIPIGNGPQVDPKGKADVSSSLTGSYSITADDIAKPSRKEVARSSSGEDESSEETRADDEDEEQGDGSGEN; this comes from the coding sequence ATGGTGACTTCTAAAGTGCGCGCCATTGctctgctggtgctggtgttggCCACCGTGGCCAGCGGTGCTCCTCAAAAAAAGGCACCCTTCGGTAAGGCACGAGGCGGAGCTGAATCGGAAGCGCAAAAGCCAGCATCACCGTCGGAGGATGAACCCAAGGGTTCGACGTCGGGCGAAAGTGAAGAGTCGCTGGAAAAAACGCAAGCCAAAGCAGCAAAGTACTCGTACGACACGTCCGTGAACGACACCATCAACGATCACGCGATCATGCGCCAGGAGGAACGGGACGGGCTCTCGCTGAAGGGAATGTACTCGTACAGCGATGGGTTCTTCAGGCGCACCGTGCACTACGAGGCGGACGACAAGGGGTACCGGGTGGTGAAGGAGATTAACATCCCGATCGGTAACGGACCGCAGGTCGATCCGAAGGGTAAGGCCGACGTGTCGTCCTCGCTGACCGGATCGTACTCCATTACGGCGGACGATATTGCGAAGCCGTCCCGGAAGGAAGTGGCACGGTCATCGTCGGGGGAGGACGAATCCTCGGAGGAAACCCGTGCCGACGATGAGGATGAGGAGCAGGGTGATGGTTCGGGAGAGAATTAg
- the LOC131288124 gene encoding waprin-like protein, whose product MAKFVVLALCLVLLAVVAECAPNGDCPVASKVPSCSPKCLTDNDCSSTGGKCCSNSCNLKSCVDRTKLTQGSDKYSSGGSGSYCGSTKCNSFEKCGTDPATKRPKCVRS is encoded by the exons ATGG CTAAATTTGTCGTACTAGCGCTGTGCCTTGTGCTGCTCGCTGTGGTGGCAGAGTGTGCAC CTAATGGCGACTGTCCGGTGGCGTCGAAGGTACCGTCCTGCTCGCCCAAGTGTCTGACGGATAACGATTGCTCCTCCACCGGCGGCAAGTGCTGCTCCAACTCGTGCAACCTCAAATCCTGCGTCGACCGTACCAAGCTTACGCAAGGCAGCGATAAAT ATTCTTCCGGTGGTTCTGGATCCTACTGTGGCAGTACGAAGTGCAACTCGTTCGAGAAGTGCGGAACCGATCCGGCCACCAAGCGTCCGAAGTGCGTGCGTTCCTAG
- the LOC131287911 gene encoding cyclic nucleotide-gated channel rod photoreceptor subunit alpha, translated as MATSASSSWGVEQANRSRSETVLSMDGGWPPRSPPPFLAPSVPWAKGGSSYGRFGSRPVIPGQQAWTTGGGGGSSGALARPGSRDEAKLHKSLEEISKEIRELDDFITVTEDILRREREQDELISLRERQRKAAERTIQLIRNKCSPTKKCFNRSTTTTQDGQKKVIRSPTYKVNITQKRRIKSYSPKGGYKSKLYFRNGKIGCQEAENSVSNLRSTHELVKRIINDENNMLVKLEHQHFTAEKDGTDSRRSSSVETPVESVQMCITESAGTSLCDDEAPPAPQTVTNPDRVGDRAMINDQPLENANGSSTEMIEDRRNSVTHSEMMPADENDFVTVRLRHLASRFSERTRKMRSKIEIPPTPSSSASAPSTAPSIQKHSVNQRTIQNSALTLQSATDTTPSCSHYLFCPIFCCGGRSDNVLDPQGKFYISWLFIVSLSFLYNAWVIPLRSSFPYQTPENTKYWIAMDICADVIYLLDILFVKHRLMYLYEGFWVKDKHLTRKNYMRKLQFKMDLLALVPLDLLYLRFGTEHVVFRAPRLLKIQSFWEFFKLIDRVISSPHIIRVVKTLTYMLYMIHLTACAYYAYSAYQGLGSNRWVFNNKGHAYVRCFAFATKTATSIGKNPKPEKEGELMFMTAAWLMGVFVFALLIGQIRDIIATATRSKSEYKQLVDETLEYMRRLNLPTDLQRRVKMWFTFTWEQQKCLDETHIMDALPANLKTDIAISVHIQTLSKVQLFADCEEALLRELVLKLRSVTFLPGDYVCRKGEVGKEMYIVKTGQVQVMGGSRNDVVLATLYEGSVFGEISLLAINGAEGNRRTADVRSKGFSNLFVLSKSDLNEAIVYYPNAQAILKKRAKSLMRKNAAREKAESQQSINTKDSEVDVVIRNPTDPTSPKLLKTVIQALPQESAAVQLLMQGFKPADSQHLAVDEQLPQEEPIPLEEPTVQPADRDDTVSMQSVEIKHTTEVQIENEKNVELPCDLVYSIKKELMENNSYINLTDTEKYKLLHELSKDEYERQEKSPV; from the exons ATGGCCACCTCTGCATCGTCGTCGTGGGGCGTCGAACAGGCTAATCGTTCCCGTTCGGAGACGGTACTTTCGATGGACGGTGGCTGGCCTCCCCGATCTCCGCCACCATTTCTTGCACCGTCGGTACCGTGGGCGAAGGGTGGTAGTAGTTACGGTCGCTTCGGCTCCCGACCGGTTATTCCGGGACAGCAGGCATGGActaccggtggtggtgggggatcGAGTGGCGCCTTAGCACGTCCCGGCAGTcgggacgaggcgaagttaCACAAAAGTCTCGAGGAAATCTCCAAGGAAATACGCGAACTGGACGACTTTATCACCGTCACCGAGGACATACTGCGCCGGGAACGGGAACAGGACGAACTGATATCGTTGCGTGAGCGCCAGCGGAAGGCGGCGGAAAGGACCATCCAGCTGATACGCAACAAGTGTAGTCCGACGAAAAAATGCTTCAACCGCAGCACCACCACTACCCAGGATGGCCAGAAGAAAGTGATTCGCTCACCGACGTACAAGGTGAACATTACGCAAAAACGGCGCATCAAATCGTACAGTCCGAAGGGAGGCTACAAGTCGAAGCTATACTTCCGCAACGGGAAAATAGGCTGCCAGGAGGCAGAAAATTCGGTCTCGAATCTGCGCAGCACGCACGAGCTTGTTAAGCGGATAATTAACGACGAAAACAATATGCTGGTGAAGCTGGAGCACCAGCACTTCACGGCGGAAAAGGATGGAACCGACTCCCGGCGGTCGAGTTCGGTTGAAACGCCAGTGGAGAGTGTGCAAATGTGCATCACAGAATCGGCCGGCACTTCGCTGTGTGATGATGAAGCACCGCCAGCGCCGCAAACGGTAACCAATCCGGACAGGGTTGGTGATCGTGCGATGATTAATGACCAACCGCTGGAAAATGCCAATGGATCATCAACAGAAATGATCGAAGATCGGCGGAATTCTGT AACTCACTCGGAGATGATGCCAGCGGATGAGAATGATTTCGTAACCGTGCGGCTGCGTCATCTAGCCAGTCGTTTTTCAGAACGTACTCGCAAAATGCGAAGTAAAATTGAGATCCCTCCAACGCCCTCCAGTAGCGCCAGTGCACCATCGACGGCTCCTTCGATACAGAAACATAGCGTGAACC AACGCACCATTCAAAATTCCGCCCTTACACTCCAGTCGGCCACGGACACCACACCCAGCTGCAGCCACTATCTCTTCTGTCCGATTTTCTGCTGCGGAGGCCGCAGTGACAACGTGCTCGATCCTCAGGGCAAGTTCTACATCTCCTGGCTGTTCATCGTGTCGTTGTCATTTCTGTACAATGCGTGGGTTATCCCGCTTCGATCGTCGTTTCCCTATCAGACGCCCGAAAACACCAAGTACTGGATCGCCATGGACATCTGTGCCGATGTGATCTACCTGTTGGACATACTGTTCGTCAAACATCGGCTCATGTATCTGTACGAGGGTTTCTGGGTGAAAGATAAACATCTGACGCGAAAGAACTACATGCGGAAGTTGCAGTTCAAG ATGGACCTGTTGGCGTTGGTTCCGCTTGATTTACTCTACCTACGCTTCGGCACCGAACATGTAGTCTTTCGCGCCCCAAGGCTGTTGAAGATACAAAGTTTTTGGGAATTCTTCAAACTGATTGATCGCGTTATCTCTTCACCCCATATT ATACGTGTGGTGAAAACGCTGACCTACATGCTTTACATGATCCACCTGACGGCATGTGCGTACTACGCGTACAGTGCATACCAAG GACTCGGTTCGAATCGATGGGTGTTCAACAACAAGGGCCACGCATACGTTCGATGCTTTGCATTTGCGACCAAGACGGCCACGTCAATCGGTAAAAATCCGAAACCGGAAAAGGAGGGCGAACTGATGTTCATGACAGCCGCATGGTTGATGGGTGTGTTCGTGTTTGCGTTGCTGATCGGTCAGATACGGGACATCATCGCGACGGCCACCCGCTCCAAGTCCGAGTACAAGCAGCTAGTGGACGAAACGCTCGAGTACATGCGGCGGCTCAATCTGCCGACCGATCTGCAGCGGCGCGTTAAAATGTGGTTCACCTTCACCTGGGAGCAGCAAAAGTGTCTGGACGAGACGCACATCATGGATGCGCTGCCCGCGAACCTAAAGACAGACATCGCCATATCGGTGCACATACAGACGCTCTCGAAAGTGCAGCTGTTCGCGGACTGTGAGGAGGCACTTTTGCGCGAGCTGGTGTTGAAGCTACGCTCCGTCACGTTTCTGCCCGGGGACTACGTGTGTCGCAAGGGGGAGGTGGGCAAGGAGATGTACATCGTCAAAACGGGCCAGGTGCAGGTGATGGGTGGTTCCCGGAACGACGTCGTCCTGGCCACACTCTACGAGGGATCGGTATTTGGTGAAATAAGCCTACTCGCGATCAATGGCGCTGAGGGTAATCGCCGTACGGCCGACGTACGGTCGAAGGGTTTTTCGAACCTCTTCGTGCTGTCCAAATCCGATCTAAACGAAGCGATCGTGTACTACCCGAACGCCCAGGCCATTCTGAAAAAACGTGCCAAGAGCCTGATGCGTAAGAATGCGGCGCGAGAGAAGGCCGAATCGCAGCAGAGCATTAACACCAAAGACAGCGAGGTGGACGTGGTGATTCGCAATCCAACCGATCCCACCTCACCCAAGCTACTGAAGACGGTAATCCAAGCTTTACCGCAGGAATCGGCCGCCGTCCAGTTGCTGATGCAGGGTTTCAAACCAGCCGATTCACAGCACCTCGCGGTGGACGAGCAGCTGCCACAGGAAGAACCGATTCCACTCGAAGAACCAACGGTTCAACCTGCTGATAGGGATGACACGGTATCCATGCAAAGTGTGGAGATTAAGCACACAACCGAGGTGCAGATTGAAAACGAGAAGAACGTGGAGCTGCCCTGCGATCTGGTGTACAGCATCAAGAAGGAGCTGATGGAAAATAACAGCTACATCAATCTGACCGACACAGAGAAGTACAAGCTTTTGCATGAGCTGTCCAAGGATGAGTATGAGAGGCAGGAAAAGTCTCCCGTTTAA